The DNA window TACGAGGATTTCAGCCCAAAAAACCGGCTGTACGTGGCCAAGGAACGGGCCAAGGAATTCATCGCCAAGCGGGCGGGCGACCGGATAGGCCTGGTGGCCTTCGCCAACGGCTCCATGGCCCAGTGCCCGCTGACCATCAACCGGACGATCCTGGGCGGCATCATCGACCGGCTGCAGGTGGGCACCATAGACCCCACCCGCACCGCCATCGGCATGGGACTGGCCTCGGCCGTCTCCCGGCTCAAGGATTCCAAGTCAAAAGACAAGCTGATCATCCTGCTGACCGACGGCCTCAACAACGCCGGGGACATCGACCCCCTGACCGCCGCCCGGCTGGCCCAGAGCTTCGGCATCAAGGTCTACTGCATCGGCATCGGGACCAACGGCCCGGTGACCATCATGGTCAACGACCCCTTCTGGGGCCAGCGGCCCCAGACCGTGAACATGGAATTCGACATGAAGCCCTTGGACGAGATCGCCAAGGTAACCGGGGGTCAGGCCTTCCTGGCCACCGACGACGAGGCGTTGAAGATCATCTACGACGAGATCAACAAACTGGAACCCACCACTTATAAAGTCAACCGCCATACCGTGTATTCCGAAAAAGCCTACCTCTTCCTATTCCCGGCCCTGTTCCTGATGCTTTTGGGAATGGCCCTGTCGCTGACCGTGGCCAGGAGGCTGCCATGATCAAGTGGGCCCAACCGCAATATCTTTACCTACTGCTGGCCCTGCCCCTGATGGTGGTGGCCCTGCTGTGGGGCCGCTGGCTTAAGTCCCGGGCCGGTCAAAAACTGGCCGACCGGGAGCTGCTGGCCAGGATCAGCGCCAATTACAGCACCAGGCTGGCCTTGGCCAAGGCAACGCTGCTGCTGCTGGGGCTTTTCTTTTTGATCCTGGCCGCCGCCCGGCCCCAGTGGGGCGAGAAGCTGCAGAGCTACAAGGGCCGGGGCATTGACGTGGTCATCGCCTTGGACGCCTCCAAAAGCATGCTGGCCGGGGACATCCAGCCCAGCCGGCTGGAGCGGGCCAAGGTGGAGGTGGCCTCGCTTTTAGACAACCTCAGCGCCAACCAGGTGGGCATCACCGCCTTTGCCGGCGACTGCTACGTGATGTGCCCGCTGACAACGGATGTGGACGCCGCCAAGATGTTCTTGGACATCATCGAGCCCGGAAACATTCCCAAACCCGGCACCAACATCCAGTGGGCCATCGAGGTCTCCTCCACCCTGTTCGACGCCAAGGAGGGTGCCTCAAAAGCCCTGGTGTTGATCACCGACGGTGATAATCTGGAGGGTGACCCCATGCAGGCGGCCAAGCTGGCGGCCGAGCAGGGCATCCGGATCTACGCTGTGGGCGTGGGTACTTTGGAAGGCTCCACCATACCGGAGAGCGACCAGAGCGGCTACGGCGTTTCCTACAAGAAGGACCAGAAGGACCAGGTGGTGGTCTCCCGGCTGGCCGAGCGCCTGCTGCTGGTGATGGCCAAGGCCGCAGACGGACGCTATTTCCGGAGCCAGGCCCTCAATCTGGACGCCCTGCTGTTGTCATTGGACCAGTTGAAGAAGAAGGACATCGGAGGAGGAGATTTTGTGCAGTACCAGGAGCGCTACCAGTACTTCTTGCTAGCGGCCTTTATCTTTATCATGACCGGGATATTCATCAGCGACCGGCGGGGAAAATGGTTCCCGGAACTGAAGCTTTCCCGGTTCAAATTGGTGATTCTAATTTCTGCCTTCTGCCTTCTGCCTTCGACCGCGGTCCAAGCTGGTATCGGCTCCGGCATGCGCTCCGGCAACCAGGCCTACAAAAAGGGGAATTACGAGGAAGCCCTTAAAAAATACCAGGAGGCCTTGGTTTTTGAGCCGGATAATGTTAAGATACACTACAACATCGGCCGGGCCCTCTACAAGCTCAACAAATATCCCGAGGCCGTTTCCGAACTTCAGCTGGCAATGCTTACCAAGGACAAGAAACTGCAGGCCCGGACACTGTACAACATCGGCAACTGCCAGTTCAAGGCGCAGAAGCTGGACGAGGCCATCGGTTCATATACCGCGGCACTGGTGATGGATCCCGGCGACCAGCAGGCCAAGCAGAACCTGGAATTTTGCTGGAAGAAAAAGGAAGAATCCAAAAGCGATTCCACCAAACAGGACCAGCAGCAAAAGCAGCAGCAACAGCCCAAACCCCAGCCCCAAAAGGGACAGATCAACAAGGATGACGCCGACCGGATACTTCAGGCTTTGCAGAACAAGGAGAAGGAGAACATGAAGAAGCAGAAGGAAAGGCCGGCGGACCAGAACAAAGGCGACAAGGACTGGTGACAGGTCACTGCTTACAGAATACAGAATACTGAATAGGGAATACGGAAGGATGAAGACTTGACAACGTGGATTGTGAATTGCAAATTATTTAACCCTGGACGCCATACGCTGTGCCCTAAACACCAAACTCAAAACGCTAAACTGTAAACTTCTTTGTTTGACAGATTTTTAAAATATCTTCGCCTTCTGGTGGTATTGCTTGTGCTGCCCGGTCTGCTTTTGGCCGCCGGCATCGATTTCAACGCCTCGGTGGACCAAAGCACGGTGGGCCTGGGCGAGCAGTTCACCCTGACTGTCACCGTCCAGGGCGAGGGCATGGCCACGGTCCCCAAGCCCCAGCTGCCGGACCTGCCGGACTTCAACCTGCTGGGCAGTTCCTCCTCCCAGTCCACCAGCATCTCGATCATCAACGGCAGCATGAAGAAACAGGCTACCGTCAACTTTGTCTACTACCTCAGCGCCAAGAAGACCGGCCAGCTGACCATCGGCGCCTGCAAAATAAACTACGAAGGCCAGGAATACCAAAGCCAGCCCATCAGCATCGAAGCGACCAAGACCGCCCAGGCAAACCAGCCCAGACAGAAGGCGGAACAAAACTCTAAAGCCTCGCAGGGCCGGATACCGCTGGACGGGAATCTTTATCTTTCGGCCCACTGCGACAAGAAGACCGTCTATCTGGGCGAGCAGATCAACGCCGAATTCGTCCTTTACAACCGTTTTCAGATCAACGGCCTGAACCTGGCCGAACAGCCTTCCTTCAGCGGTTTCTGGACCGAAAAGATCTACGACGCCCAGAAGATCGAGTTCAAGCGCCAGACGGTGGACGGCAAACAGTTCGACGTTTTCCTGCTGAAGAAGGTGGCCCTGTTCCCCATGTCCAGCGGCAAGCTGGAAGTAAAGCCCATGGCGCTGAATGTGGAGATCGTCCAGCGCTCCCGGGACATATTTGACTTTTTCGGATCCACCCAGAACGTCAAGGTGGAATCCAAACCCCTGCTCTTGACCGTGCTGCCTTTGCCGGAGATCGGCAAACCGGCGGAATTCACCGGCGGGGTCGGCAGGTTCACCATGACCGCGGAACTGGACAGAACCTCCACCACCGGCAGCGAGCCCATCAACCTGACCATAAAGGTCTCCGGTACCGGAAACATCAGGTTGATCGAAAAGCCCGTCATTCCGGCGACCACGGGACTGAAGATCCTGGATCCCGAGATCAAGGACCAGGTTCAGACCTCGGGCGATGTCATCAAAGGCTCCAAGACCTTCCGCTACCCGGTCATTCCCCAGGCCGACGGCAAGTATGTCCTGCCGGCCATCAAGATGGCCTACTTTGATCCCGGCGACAAAAGCTACCACACTCTCCAGTCAAAGGTTCTGGAATGTACCGCCACCGGCTGCACCCCCAATGCCCCGTTGGTGGAAGCCACCGGCCTGAAGGTGCTGGGCACCGACATCAATTAC is part of the bacterium genome and encodes:
- a CDS encoding BatD family protein, coding for MLPGLLLAAGIDFNASVDQSTVGLGEQFTLTVTVQGEGMATVPKPQLPDLPDFNLLGSSSSQSTSISIINGSMKKQATVNFVYYLSAKKTGQLTIGACKINYEGQEYQSQPISIEATKTAQANQPRQKAEQNSKASQGRIPLDGNLYLSAHCDKKTVYLGEQINAEFVLYNRFQINGLNLAEQPSFSGFWTEKIYDAQKIEFKRQTVDGKQFDVFLLKKVALFPMSSGKLEVKPMALNVEIVQRSRDIFDFFGSTQNVKVESKPLLLTVLPLPEIGKPAEFTGGVGRFTMTAELDRTSTTGSEPINLTIKVSGTGNIRLIEKPVIPATTGLKILDPEIKDQVQTSGDVIKGSKTFRYPVIPQADGKYVLPAIKMAYFDPGDKSYHTLQSKVLECTATGCTPNAPLVEATGLKVLGTDINYIKPDRTEIKPFKQSPWWLLGLGYLLSFALLGLSFLYRAHRNKLDSDRGYARKHRSGALVKKRLKSAEKLLQDDPRQEFYAVLFQAVLGYVGDRYNLDTHALSKDQLKAGLLELNLAPGLVDKIIEIIEQCDIARFSPGQAAYKTPRELFERSREILSQL
- a CDS encoding VWA domain-containing protein, yielding MIKWAQPQYLYLLLALPLMVVALLWGRWLKSRAGQKLADRELLARISANYSTRLALAKATLLLLGLFFLILAAARPQWGEKLQSYKGRGIDVVIALDASKSMLAGDIQPSRLERAKVEVASLLDNLSANQVGITAFAGDCYVMCPLTTDVDAAKMFLDIIEPGNIPKPGTNIQWAIEVSSTLFDAKEGASKALVLITDGDNLEGDPMQAAKLAAEQGIRIYAVGVGTLEGSTIPESDQSGYGVSYKKDQKDQVVVSRLAERLLLVMAKAADGRYFRSQALNLDALLLSLDQLKKKDIGGGDFVQYQERYQYFLLAAFIFIMTGIFISDRRGKWFPELKLSRFKLVILISAFCLLPSTAVQAGIGSGMRSGNQAYKKGNYEEALKKYQEALVFEPDNVKIHYNIGRALYKLNKYPEAVSELQLAMLTKDKKLQARTLYNIGNCQFKAQKLDEAIGSYTAALVMDPGDQQAKQNLEFCWKKKEESKSDSTKQDQQQKQQQQPKPQPQKGQINKDDADRILQALQNKEKENMKKQKERPADQNKGDKDW
- a CDS encoding VWA domain-containing protein, with protein sequence MRFASPLYLLLLLPIALLLWLELKKRTGAVIFSDTSFFAAYKKRSDILKYLLLALNISALVLMTLALARPQRGRVYEEVEVKGVDIMLCLDVSETMKYEDFSPKNRLYVAKERAKEFIAKRAGDRIGLVAFANGSMAQCPLTINRTILGGIIDRLQVGTIDPTRTAIGMGLASAVSRLKDSKSKDKLIILLTDGLNNAGDIDPLTAARLAQSFGIKVYCIGIGTNGPVTIMVNDPFWGQRPQTVNMEFDMKPLDEIAKVTGGQAFLATDDEALKIIYDEINKLEPTTYKVNRHTVYSEKAYLFLFPALFLMLLGMALSLTVARRLP